A genome region from Arachis duranensis cultivar V14167 chromosome 6, aradu.V14167.gnm2.J7QH, whole genome shotgun sequence includes the following:
- the LOC107493597 gene encoding uncharacterized protein LOC107493597, translating to MTKKRSWKKNEIVVLTEECSAIIQYKLPQKLKDPGSFQIPCIIGEITVEKALCDLGASINLVSLAMMKEMKIEEAKPTRMALQLPDRSFKFPHGIVEDLLVKVEDFIFPADFVVLDMEEVANTSIIRGRLFLATAGALIDVQKGELVLRLHDEKLTFNVFKAMNYPHNSLGEFRRLDSVEALVQETLVEELEESTEEELAAIEEAAAAETHVQEILEEKEGRK from the coding sequence atgactaaaaagagaagctggaagaaaAATGAGATTGTAGTACTCACAGAGGAATGCAGCGCCATTATCCAATACAAATTGCcccagaaattgaaggaccCTGGAAGTTTCCAAATTCCTTGTATCATTGGGGAAATCACTGTAGAAAAGGCTTTATGTGAtctaggagctagcataaatctaGTGTCTCTAGCAATGATGAAAGaaatgaagattgaggaagctaaaccaacaagaatggcttTACAATTACCAGACAGATCATTCAAATTTCCccatggaatagtagaggattTGTTAGTGAAGGTGGAAGACTTCATCtttccagcagattttgtggtaTTAGACATGGAGGAAGTAGCCAATACTTCCATCATTCGGGGAAGGCTATTCTTGGCCACTGCCGGAGCccttattgatgtccaaaagggtgaacttgTCCTTAGACTACACGATGAGAAATTAACATTCAATGTGTTTAAGGCCATGAACTACCCACACAATTCATTGGGGGAATTCAGAAGGTTGGATTCTGTAGAGGCTTTGGTACAAGAAACCCTAGTAGAGGAATTGGAAGAATCAACAGAAGAGGAATTAGCAGCAATTGAAGAAGCTGCAGCTGCTGAAACACATGTTCAAGAGATACTAGAAGAAAAGGAAGGAAGAAAATAA